The window AAGAGTACGATCAGCCTTCAGCTAACCCTAGCGGCACACTCACTCAAAATGGTATGTTTTGCCACGCAATAGACCGGGCAAAGAAAACCGGTGACTACCCTCTCGTAAAAGTGTATGAAAAGTTACAAATGGGCATATGGACTTACCGTGGTTTGTTTGAGATACGTGATTATTCTTTCATCGAACGTGGACGCAGAAAAGTATTTGAATTTGTATTCACCGTCACCGAGCAAAAACTCGAAGAGGCAGAAAAACATCGTGCCAAAAAAGTCATCGACCTCGAACAAACGCGTCAAATTCCTGGCAAGATCAAGCTAGCTGTATTTAAGCGTGACAAAGGAATGTGTACACAGTGTGGCGCCAAAGATAATCTGCATTTTGACCACATA of the Candidatus Nomurabacteria bacterium genome contains:
- a CDS encoding HNH endonuclease; the protein is MNFELRPGYSVVLMSVKPNAPYADRISGDGLTIYYEGHDVPGDKLKEYDQPSANPSGTLTQNGMFCHAIDRAKKTGDYPLVKVYEKLQMGIWTYRGLFEIRDYSFIERGRRKVFEFVFTVTEQKLEEAEKHRAKKVIDLEQTRQIPGKIKLAVFKRDKGMCTQCGAKDNLHFDHILPYSKGGTSLKEENIQLLCARHNLQKSAKVDTY